A section of the Methanococcoides sp. LMO-2 genome encodes:
- a CDS encoding 3-isopropylmalate dehydratase large subunit, whose protein sequence is MSEKIFSRASGKEVKANEFTMANVDYAMAHDGTSVLAVRSFKKMGLDKVWDPKRIVIPFDHLTPANTETTADLHHDIREWIAEQGIPNFFDVGEGICHQVLPENGFAMPGKLVVGADSHSCTYGAFGAFGTGVGATDMSEIFASGKLWFKVPETIKVTASGKLGKNVLAKDVTLKVIGTVGAAGATYKAAEFYGDTITDLSMSGRMTLSNMAIEMGGKAGIVPPDKKTFEFLKGRAVEDYEPVYADEDAEYCAEYEIDGANLEPQVARPHQVDNVCDVPEVAGTKVDQVFIGTCTNGRLEDLEVAADFLKGEKVAVRTIVIPASRSIMIEAIRNGIAETLLEAGATLATPGCGPCLGGHMGVIGEGEVCISTANRNFRGRMGTGGQIYLASPATAAASALTGEITDPREV, encoded by the coding sequence ATAAGCGAGAAAATATTTAGCAGGGCAAGCGGAAAAGAAGTAAAAGCAAATGAGTTTACGATGGCTAACGTGGATTATGCCATGGCCCATGACGGCACCAGTGTGCTTGCAGTAAGATCATTCAAGAAGATGGGTCTTGATAAGGTCTGGGACCCAAAACGTATTGTGATCCCATTCGATCATCTAACTCCGGCCAACACGGAGACAACTGCTGATTTACATCACGACATCAGGGAGTGGATCGCAGAGCAGGGAATCCCCAATTTCTTTGATGTGGGTGAAGGTATCTGCCATCAGGTTCTTCCTGAGAACGGTTTTGCAATGCCTGGTAAACTTGTGGTCGGTGCTGATTCCCATTCATGTACATACGGCGCTTTCGGAGCATTCGGTACCGGTGTTGGGGCAACTGACATGTCCGAGATCTTTGCTTCAGGAAAGCTCTGGTTCAAGGTTCCAGAGACCATCAAAGTGACAGCCAGTGGGAAATTGGGTAAAAATGTACTTGCCAAGGATGTTACTCTCAAGGTCATTGGTACAGTAGGTGCTGCTGGTGCTACTTACAAAGCAGCGGAGTTCTACGGTGACACAATTACAGACCTTTCAATGTCTGGCAGGATGACCCTTTCTAACATGGCCATCGAGATGGGCGGCAAGGCTGGTATCGTACCGCCTGACAAGAAGACATTCGAATTCCTTAAGGGCAGGGCAGTCGAAGATTACGAGCCTGTATATGCTGACGAAGATGCTGAATACTGTGCTGAGTACGAGATCGACGGAGCAAACCTTGAACCTCAGGTTGCCCGCCCTCATCAGGTTGACAATGTATGTGATGTCCCTGAAGTGGCCGGTACAAAGGTGGATCAGGTCTTCATCGGAACATGTACCAACGGAAGGCTCGAGGATCTCGAGGTTGCTGCTGATTTCCTTAAAGGCGAGAAAGTGGCAGTAAGGACCATCGTCATCCCTGCATCACGCTCAATAATGATCGAAGCTATCCGCAACGGCATTGCAGAAACATTGCTGGAGGCAGGTGCGACCCTTGCAACCCCCGGATGCGGTCCATGTCTTGGTGGACATATGGGTGTCATCGGAGAAGGGGAAGTATGCATCTCTACAGCAAACCGTAATTTCAGGGGCAGGATGGGTACCGGTGGACAGATCTACCTGGCGTCCCCTGCAACAGCTGCAGCGTCCGCACTTACCGGCGAGATCACTGATCCAAGGGAAGTTTGA
- a CDS encoding transcriptional regulator: MNNRDFYMDDEDNEMVLLLQKLNVSKPVAKTLACLLGSEQVTSREVEMMSRLRQPEVSIAMNYLQKNNWVEVEEVKKKQGKGRPIKVYTLTVPMDEIIDTIEQKVISENRMMLENIERLKALS, encoded by the coding sequence ATGAATAATAGAGACTTCTATATGGATGACGAAGATAATGAAATGGTTCTGTTGCTTCAGAAACTTAATGTTTCAAAACCTGTGGCAAAGACACTTGCCTGCTTGCTGGGCTCTGAACAGGTAACCTCACGTGAAGTGGAGATGATGTCGCGACTGAGGCAGCCAGAGGTCAGTATTGCCATGAACTATCTCCAGAAGAACAACTGGGTTGAGGTGGAGGAAGTAAAGAAAAAACAGGGCAAAGGCAGGCCAATAAAAGTTTATACTCTCACTGTTCCAATGGATGAGATTATTGACACCATCGAGCAGAAGGTGATCTCTGAGAACAGGATGATGCTGGAGAACATTGAAAGACTTAAAGCCCTTTCATAA